TGTACATGGTCATCTCATTTATCTTAGATGGAGTGAAAGGAGCATGATTGCTTCAGTTTACAACCATCTCTAACGTGTCAATTTCGGCCAGTGGGCAGAAATTGTTTTTCTTTTTTGGATTTGTATTTCTGTCTTTGCCACTGACAGGCGTGCCTCATGCGCAGGTGTGGAATGTGGGCCATCTGGCGTGCAGAGTTTAACAAAGACGTAACGGCAAATGAACGAAATATACTTGGATGTACCCGAAAAGTAAGTTGTAGGTTTAATGAATGTAAGTTTATATATCAAAAGCGTAATTAGCTCAACTCTGAGGCCAATGTGAAACATTAACTTTGGGCAATTACAAAAAACATTTAAATTCCACGTGCAATGATTGCCACATACACCAATGGTGCATAAGGGCATCTCTAATGGTTGTAAGATAGTTGTTGATAGACTTTGCCACATAGGATTTTTGATGGTGTGTCATAcaataaatgaggaaagagagagaggttgtatgtacatgaaccaacacctCTTGCACAAGCTCCAATGTAGAATGAGAGAGCACCTTGTTTATTATCTCACATCCTATTGGGCAAACTAGATGCAACCATTGGAGTTGTTATATGTTAATGTGttggaagatgacatggcatattttatcaacaagctaacatacaaactattggagatgccctaagatggAGATGAAGATCCTTTTTAAATCGCCCAAGCAATTAATTCCCTTATGCAGTCTCGCCCCTCCCCTTGCTAATTAATCGCCCAATCAGCGGGCGTTGCCCCAACTAAACCCAATGAACAAACACGAAACATATTATGAGAGAACTTAGAATGATGGACGTGCAATCGTGGCCCGACGGACTTTTAAACCCGAATGGATGTAGTACTCTTGTTTTAACTTTGATCTACTTTGTAAGAGAGGCTTCTCATCAACTTGTATGAGTTTTTTTATTGCGCAAAATCAACTTGTATCAGTTTGATTGTGTTACTTTATATATAAAACGACGCGAAAGCTTATTTCTAGATTGGGAGAGGGGCAGGCGGCGGTTTTCGGTGGGGGATTGAAGTCTCGGTGCCAGAAGCCAGTCTGGAAATAAAAGCAGGTCAGATCGAGGGAAAAAGACCGATGTAGGAGGGAGGTGGAGGGCGTTTTTAAGATAGAAGGAAGTGATAATTGGTATTTTGAGCAAGAGCTGTCAAGCCAGATGGGGTGTCCGAGCCTCGCGGATAACGAGACGGCCTCACGCCTTGCGCTCCCGTTCCTGATTGGCCCGTGGCCTCTTCACGCGGATCGCCCCCCGCGAGCAAACATCCACCGTCCACTTCCCCGCCATCCAACGGCCCGCGCCGCACGTCACGCGGATCGCCCCCCGCATTCCATCCCGCGCGGGGGTATATAAACCCCGAACGCGGCCGCTCCAGACTCAAACCACATCAACCAGTCTGCACCGAGCCACCCAATCCACCTCTCGCCGGAGTCCCAGCAACGAGCAAGCAAGCGACGATGGACGCCAGCAAGCTGAAGAAGGTGGCCGGGAAGAAGTTCGGCGGGCCGAGGAAGAAGTCGGTGACCAAGTCCATCAAGGCCGGGCTCCAGTTCCCCGTCGGCCGCATCGGGCGCTACCTCAAGAAGGGCCGCTACGCCCAGCGCGTCGGCTCCGGCGCCCCCGTCTACCTCGCCGCCGTCCTCGAGTACCTCGCCGCTGAGGTACGCACACCACGCCACCGTTATACTCCTCGTCGACGCCCTACTCCTGCCTCTCTCCCCGGTCTGAACCAAGCCGCCGATCTTGTTTTGCAGGTGCTGGAGCTGGCCGGGAACGCCGCCAAGGACAACAAGAAGACCCGCATCGTGCCGAGGCACCTGCTGCTGGCCATCCGCAACGACCAGGAGCTCGGGAGGCTGCTGTCCGGCGTCACCATCGCCCACGGCGGCGTGATCCCCAACATCAACCCGGTGCTGCTCCCCAAGAAGGCCGCCGAGAAGGCTGAGAaggccggcaccgccgccaagtCGCCCAAGAAGGCCACCAAGTCCCCCAAGAAGGCCACCAAGGCCTAGATCCTAGTAGTGTCTGCGGTGTACTGATGGTTCCAATTTGGTTAGATGTAGTCGCTGTTTCACTCTGTGTCCTTCTCCCCTGATGTAATCGCCAACAAAGGGGAAGCCGCTTGCTTCCCCTTGACTTATGAATTAGTATCAACTATGCGTTTCTGAACTGAATTCGTCTCTGTTGATTTATTCAGATTTGGAACTGAACTAAATTTGTTTCATGGATTGTTTGGGATCCAATGAGACCCTCCATTCATAATCTTGCACGATGAGCACAAATTCCTCTAATTTTTTTACAGACCATAGTTGACATGTAACTGACGGACGGAACTGAAGTTGTGCAATCTGCAGATTTCGCTTCCCTTGTGCAATTCCTAGAGCCGGAACGTTTATCAAGGCTCTGAACTCTGAAGCTACGCTCGTCTGTCATCTGAGCAATTCTGCTGAGCACATTTTAGTTGGGCGGCAGACATTTTTTGCCCCATTCTGCTGCGCAGATTTCTGAAGCTAAAAAAAATCTCCAACATATGATGTAGAGTGGATATGAGAATGGATATTTATTAAAATAAATACGATTTATTGACGGCGAGTCACTCATTCTTAGAGCTTTGGAGATCTAAAAATGCAACACTTAGATATGCACCTCCAACATATGATGTAGATGTAAAAAAAGTTTACATCACCTACTCCaagtgatgtaaaatacaacacttAGATATGCAAATTTGCATCGCCATCTCCCTCGTGATGTAAAACTGCAGTCGCACGCCAACCGCCACTTCCCCTCCTTTTCTCCCCCTGTGCGACCACCTCCACGCCGCCTGCCGCCACGCCACCCTCCAACCGGACCCTGCCGCACCCCACCACCGCCAGATTCAGCCTCCCGACTCCCCCAGCGCCGGTTCCGCCGACTCAACACCGCCTTGATTCGCGTTGTCCTGGCCGTCGAGGTCCATGAGGTGTTCCGCGATGACGAGCGCGAGCGCTTCTTGGAGGCACTCATGGCCATCCTGCTCTAACTCGACGCCATCCCAGGCCACAACCCGACCGTGCGGGTGACGCGGCACGCTATCGGCCGCCGGGTCGTCGGCCTCCAGGAGGTCTTCAACTTTGTGCTCGCGGCGCTAGAGGCCGACACTTACGGGATCTGGAGTGTTGGAGAAGTGTTGGCTGTGCCGCCGCCGGCGGCGTCCGCAGAGGaggaggcgaggaggagtggctggggCAGAGGAGGAGCGGCGGCAACAGCTAACAGTGTGCAGCAGAGGAGGAGGCAAGGATGAGCGGCAGCATCAAGAGCACTCGATTTCCTTGGCAGCGAGCGGCGCACGCAAGAGTTTGGCCGGCGGCGTGCACGAGCATTGTCCATTTGATCGGTGGTTCAGTTTCCATAGTAGGTTTAGTTTCAACAGTATGAACTGTTTACATCACCAATTATACATCATCTGTTGTGGTAGTAGTTTTCCATCACCGAATATACATCATTTGTTGCAGTTGAAACTTTTTTGAAGATGTAAAAAGTATTTTGTGGTGATGTAAATTATAAAAGAACTACTTTTACATCTCCAAATAtacttctattggagatgctcttatgctttcATGAACATGCATTGTATACATGGGACGGTTCTAGGTTTGGGTAAACCTGGCCATCCGTCGGGCCGGACCTACCAAAGCCCGACGCAGAAAACCTAGCCCCGAGCCTGGCCCGCCTGGCCGTCGGGCCTAAAAATCAGGCCCAAGCCCGACCCATCACGCAATAAGCCTGTCGAGCCTCGGGCCTCAGGCCTGGACTCTTCCTTAAACTGCAAATACGTCGGGTCTGAGCCTGACCCGGCCCGACCAtcagctcaaaatctaggcccaggCCCGGCCCGTGGGCAAGGTCAGGTCGGGCCATCCGagccgggctgcccatggccaggtatagGGGCAAACCTATTTGCTTCTTCCTTTATTTGCCCACCCTTCTCATTAGCGACTGTCTATTGACCTACGTGAATGACATATCTTGTACTTGTGGATTATCACAAAAAGTAATAACATTGACCAATATGCATTTCACAAAGCAGCCACTCAGGCCCTAATTAAGGAAGTTTAGCTCTTACAGTTGATGAAGACAATATGTTTTATGGCTTTCCATACTCTTAGTTAGATTTTTCGACAAATTACTGAATAGATTAGATCATTGATGGTGCACATTGCTGAGCTGCTACTT
The sequence above is a segment of the Triticum dicoccoides isolate Atlit2015 ecotype Zavitan chromosome 1A, WEW_v2.0, whole genome shotgun sequence genome. Coding sequences within it:
- the LOC119360208 gene encoding histone H2A.2.2 is translated as MDASKLKKVAGKKFGGPRKKSVTKSIKAGLQFPVGRIGRYLKKGRYAQRVGSGAPVYLAAVLEYLAAEVLELAGNAAKDNKKTRIVPRHLLLAIRNDQELGRLLSGVTIAHGGVIPNINPVLLPKKAAEKAEKAGTAAKSPKKATKSPKKATKA